DNA sequence from the Brevundimonas sp. NIBR10 genome:
CGATCACCGCGCCGATGCCGATCAGGTCCCAGCGCAGGCCGCCCTCGATCACGCCCTTGGCCAGGGCCGAGATAAGCGTCGCCTGGGGCGCGGCCAAGGGCGCGTCGGCGATCCCCGCCGGCCCGCCCTCGAAACCGAAGGCCTTGTTCAGCAGGTTCAGGATCAGGGGAATGACGATGGCACCGGCGCCCACGCCGACGATCAGGGCGGTCTGCTGCCGCCAGGGTGTGGCCTCGACCAGATGGCCGGTCTTCAGGTCCTGAAGGTTGTCGTTGGCGATGACGGCGACCGCGAAGACCACCGCCGTGACGATCAGGGCGAAGGCCACGACCGAGGGATCGGCGGGCAGTCCCGCGATGGCCAGCACCCCCAGCATCAGCACCGAGGCGATGACGATGGCCAGAATTCCGACGCCCGACACCGGGCTGTTCGACGACCCGATCAGCCCGGCCATGTATCCGCAGATGGCCGCCACCGCGAAGCCGATGATGACCACATAGATCAGGCCGCCGGCGACCAGCAGCGCCGTCGATCCCGCCAGGGTTGCGTTGCCCTGGGCGAACCAGGCCAGCAGGCCGCCGATGCCGATCAGACAGGCGACCGACAGGCCGGCGACGATGTTGATGGGGATATCCTGTTCGGTCCGGGCCAGAACCTCACCCGAGTTGCGGCGGCGGTTGGCGGCCAGGGCCGAGGTCAGCCCGCCGATCAATGGCCCGGCCAGTTTGATCAGGGTCCAGATCGCCGCGACGCCGATGACGCCCGCCCCCATGAACCGGACCTCACGCCGCCAGACGGTGGAGGCCAGTTCCTCGGCGGCCACGCCCGGCTCGAGCGTGGTGGCGATGGAGGGAATGCCGTGCGCCGTCAGCCAGGCGATGGTATCGGGGCTTGTTAGGATCGGCACCGCGATACCCCAGGCCAGCAGCAGGCCGAACGCCTGGGCCAGACCCACGGTCAGGCCGATCAGGTGGCCCGCGCCCAGCAGGGCGAACTGCATCCCGAATCCGAGTCCCGTCGCCCCGCCGCCGAGCGCCGCCGGAAGCTTGAGGAACCGCGCCGCCTCGCCCGCGAACACCCGGCCCGCGACCAGCAGGGCATATCCGGCCGAGATGACGGCACCGGTGATGACCACCCACAGTCCGGCCTTGTTCTCGCGCACGGCAGCGTCGGTCTGTTCGGCACCGCGCGAGCCCACGGTCAGGACCTCGGCCGCCGCGACGCCTTCGGGATAGGGCAGGCCCGCATCAACCACGAGCGCACGGCGCAAGGGAATGGAGAAGGTCACGCCCAGCACGCCGCCGAACACGCAGATCAGCACCGATTCCCAGAACGGAAACTCCAGCCACCACCCGACCATGACCAGTCCAGGCAGGACGAAGATGATCGAGCTCATGGCCCCGCCGACCGACGCCACGGTCTGGACGGTCATGTTCTCCCAGATGGTCGAGGTCTTGAACATCCTCAGGATGGCCATGGAGATGACCGCCGCCGGAATGGCCGAGGCGAACGTCAGCCCCACTTTCAGTCCCAGATAGGTGTTGGCGGCCGTGAAGATCACCGCCAGCAGACACCCCAGGACCAGGGCCCGGATCGTCAGTTCGACGCGTTTGACGGTCGATGCGGGGGCAAGTGTGTCGGTCATGTCGTGGGTCCCTCTCGAACGGCGGAGGTAAGCCGGAATTCCGGTCCGGCGCAACGCCCGGTCTTGCGGCTCAGGCGACGGCGATGCCGGAAACGCGGCGCTTCAGCACCGGCAGGGGTC
Encoded proteins:
- a CDS encoding oligopeptide transporter, OPT family is translated as MTDTLAPASTVKRVELTIRALVLGCLLAVIFTAANTYLGLKVGLTFASAIPAAVISMAILRMFKTSTIWENMTVQTVASVGGAMSSIIFVLPGLVMVGWWLEFPFWESVLICVFGGVLGVTFSIPLRRALVVDAGLPYPEGVAAAEVLTVGSRGAEQTDAAVRENKAGLWVVITGAVISAGYALLVAGRVFAGEAARFLKLPAALGGGATGLGFGMQFALLGAGHLIGLTVGLAQAFGLLLAWGIAVPILTSPDTIAWLTAHGIPSIATTLEPGVAAEELASTVWRREVRFMGAGVIGVAAIWTLIKLAGPLIGGLTSALAANRRRNSGEVLARTEQDIPINIVAGLSVACLIGIGGLLAWFAQGNATLAGSTALLVAGGLIYVVIIGFAVAAICGYMAGLIGSSNSPVSGVGILAIVIASVLMLGVLAIAGLPADPSVVAFALIVTAVVFAVAVIANDNLQDLKTGHLVEATPWRQQTALIVGVGAGAIVIPLILNLLNKAFGFEGGPAGIADAPLAAPQATLISALAKGVIEGGLRWDLIGIGAVIGVVIIVLDIALNATTKGKIKLPPLAVGIGFYLPAAVTTMLVIGAVCGWVYDRAIKTTRFADVGRRMGVLLASGLIVGESLFLVMTAGVIVFTGNDAPFAMLPEDSAWPAMLSGIVVFAALVFGLYSWIRKVSAKVEG